The Sebastes fasciatus isolate fSebFas1 chromosome 4, fSebFas1.pri, whole genome shotgun sequence genome window below encodes:
- the wee1 gene encoding wee1-like protein kinase — MSSYSRHRHGPASLKAPPIQQKLQFTSSDGEDEPIEDVNNSTGGESGFTEMDSPMPERRDTVEKLLLDGDGGGNSSPLNQSDVELWDEEGFGSPSSLLRSPSSSVIFNICSPSPRKASRLYGGVGGSPERSYMQDDGEASSSPIPDCPDTPPHKTFRKLRLFDTPHTPKSLLSKARSSGSGSSSRRVALFKNVESSGKSITDSIRRQQTPLVNFNPFTPDSILIQSATQQRNRKRAHWNDSCGEDMEASDGEGEEEALPPSKRITMMESNMMSRYTSEFLELEKIGCGEFGAVFKCVKRLDGCIYAIKRSKKPLAGSVDEQNALREVYAHAVLGQHPHVVRYYSAWAEDDHMLIQNEYCNGGTLSDVISENYRRLSYLTELELKDLLLQVTRGLKYIHSTSLVHMDIKPSNIFISRKSTSSCDECDDDEALTTNVVYKIGDLGHVTRVNNPQVEEGDSRYLANEVLQEDYSKLTKADIFALALTIVSASGTEPLPTNGDKWHEIRQGKLPAIPQVLSPEFLSLLKLMMHPDPSRRPSTSELIKHPVLLTAARMSADQLRVELNAEKFKNALLQKELKKAQQARAAAEEKVLTTDRVLTRSTVQSNPRTTRLIGKKMNRSVSLTIY, encoded by the exons ATGTCGAGCTACAGTCGCCACCGACACGGACCTGCGTCTCTTAAAGCTCCACCGATCCAACAGAAGCTCCAGTTCACATCCAGCGACGGAGAGGATGAGCCCATAGAGGACGTTAACAACAGCACCGGAGGAGAGTCCGGCTTCACGGAGATGGACTCCCCGATGCCAGAGAGACGAGACACCGTGGAAAAGCTGCTGCTGGATGGAGACGGAGGAGGCAACAGCAGCCCGTTGAATCAGTCCGACGTGGAGCTGTGGGACGAGGAGGGCTTTGGGTCTCCATCGTCTCTCCTGCGGTCACCGAGCAGCAGCGTGATCTTCAACATATGCTCACCGTCACCGAGGAAGGCTTCTCGGTTGTACGGAGGAGTTGGGGGGTCACCGGAGAGATCCTACATGCAGGACGACGGAGAAGCATCCAGTTCACCGATCCCAGACTGCCCCGACACACCTCCACACAAAACCTTCAGGAAACTCAGACTATTTGACACTCCACACACACCAAAG AGTTTGCTGTCCAAAGCCAGGAGCTCTGGCTCGGGATCCTCCAGCAGGAGAGTTGCCCTGTTCAAGAATGTGGAGTCTTCAGGAAAGTCAATCACAGACAGCATCAGGAGACAGCAGACCCCTCTGGTCAACTTTAACCCCTTCACCCCTGACTCAATCCTCATCCAGTCTGCCACACAGCAGAGAAACAGGAAGCGAGCACACTGGAATGA CTCTTGTGGAGAAGACATGGAGGCAAGTGACggtgagggagaggaggaagcttTGCCACCATCTAAG AGGATCACCATGATGGAAAGCAACATGATGTCCAGGTACACCTCCGAGTTCCTCGAGCTGGAGAAGATCGGCTGTGGAGAGTTTGGTGCTGTGTTCAAGTGTGTGAAAAGACTCGATGGCTGCATTTACGCCATCAAGCGATCAAAGAAACCTCTGGCAGGATCAGTAGACGA ACAGAACGCCCTACGGGAGGTGTATGCCCATGCCGTGCTGGGCCAACATCCCCACGTGGTGCGTTACTACTCAGCCTGGGCCGAGGACGACCACATGCTCATCCAGAACGAGTACTGCAACGGCGGCACGCTATCAGACGTCATCTCAGAGAACTACAGGCGACTCAGTTACCTGACTGAGCTGGAGCTGAAAGATCTGCTGCTGCAAGTCACTCGAGGACTCAAGTACATCCACTCTACGTCTCTGGTGCACATGGACATCAAGCCAA GCAACATCTTTATTTCCCGAAAGTCTACAtccagctgtgatgaatgtgatgACGACGAAGCGCTGACCACCAACGTCGTCTACAAAATAG GTGATCTCGGTCATGTGACACGAGTGAACAATCCACAAGTGGAGGAAGGTGACAGCCGATACCTGGCCAATGAAGTTTTACAGGAG GACTACAGTAAGTTGACGAAGGCAGACATCTTTGCTCTGGCTCTGACGATCGTCAGCGCCTCGGGGACCGAGCCTCTTCCCACCAACGGAGACAAATGGCACGAGATCCGACAGGGCAAACTCCCCGCCATCCCCCAAGTGCTTTCTCCAGAGTTTCTCAGTCTTCTCAAG CTGATGATGCACCCTGATCCGAGCAGACGGCCATCAACGTCTGAGCTCATCAAACACCCGGTGCTCCTCACTGCTGCCAGAATGAGTGCCGACCAGCTCCGAGTCGAGCTCAACGCAGAGAAGTTCAAGAACGCACTGCTCCAGAA GGAGCTGAAGAAGGCCCAGCAGGCTCGAGCTGCGGCAGAGGAGAAGGTTTTGACCACCGACAGGGTCCTGACCCGCTCCACAGTCCAATCCAACCCCAGAACCACCAGACTCATCGGCAAGAAGATGAACCGGTCCGTCAGTCTCACCATTTACTGA